Within the Scyliorhinus canicula chromosome 6, sScyCan1.1, whole genome shotgun sequence genome, the region TTCTGTTAATTAGAACAATAGTCAGTGCATATTGTCAGTAAAAATGTTGCATTTATCTCCAGCTAGTTTGTGGATGTGTCAAGTTCTGTACCTCTGTTCaagttatgtgttttgtcatgacctaaggttatgaatactgaaatcctctttaaaatgggttttaaagactgggctttaatatttacattaaaatggcctTTTACCGATCAGAAATAGCTGATTTCCTTCAGGTAGCAATGCCCTCTCAAGTCTGTTTGCTCCATTTCGTCCTGCGGAGAGACAGAGGAGAAAGTGTAGACGGAGGTGCTGCCAGTTTGGATGCTTGAGGAGAGCCTCAGATGCACAGTGtcttggtgagactacatctggagtattgtgaacagtattggtctccttgtgAAAGATACACGTGCATTGGAAACTGTTCAGAGAATGTTTACCAGGCTAACACTTGGAATTGGCAGGCTGTCTGATGAGGAATGGCTTGACAGGCTGGACGTATATCCACTGGAGTTCGGAAGAGTAAAAGGCAccttgattgaaatatataagatcctgtGGGTCCTTGACAGGGGGATGTGGAAAGGTTGTTTCctattgtgggagaatctagttcTGGGAATCACTGCTTAACAAACAAGAGGCTGGTAATTTAATACAAAGGTGAGGAAATTATTTTTCACTCAGAGgtttgtgcgactttggaactttcttcctgagaaggcggtggaagcagagtctttgaatatctttaatgcggaagtagatagattcttggtaagcaagggggtgaaaggttagcaGTTGTAGGCGGCAATGTGGAATTGAGGTTAATATTGGGTTAACCAtgagcttattgaatggcggagctggctgctGGAACCAAgaggtccactcctgctcctaaatcgTATCTTCATGTGTTTTGATTCCCTTTAACCCGAGATCAGTCTCTTTGGTCTGGAGTAATGCGCGGGACCCTCCGGGGGACCTGGAGGGAGGGAGCTGGTCACACTAGGAGTTGGGATGGTCGCTGTCATCAGACAGAATTCCTGGAGGAGTGTCTGAGCTTAGAAACCTTCTGTACCAAGATAAATGAAGACCAGGTATTgaaacttcttactgtaaaaaTACATACTGAATGAATCAGAAGTGGAGTTACTGTGGGTGGACGAGCAACCTTTGTTGTTGTGTCTGCTAAAGAAAGAGAAATTTAACTCGAGACCTATAAATATTGTGAAAAACTATCATAAATTTCCATAGGAGAGGAGGTCGGACTGATCAAAAACAGCAGCTGAAACCTAATTCCAATGTTCCAAAGTGAATTCTAGATTGATTtgattttttgtttaatttagagtacccaatttttttttttcaattaaggtgcaattttagcatggccaatccacctacctgcacgtcatcggttgtggggtgaaacccacgcagacactgggagaaagtgtaaactccacacagacagtgacccaaggctgggattgaagccaggtcctcagcactgtaagcagcagtgctaaccactgcactaccatgccacACCAGTTTTGGCATCAATTTTAAACAACCCTTCCATCAGTATCCAGGGATATTTCAACGTCTTCTTGAATTCTTCCCTGAATTTACTCTGGGTGGCTGCATAAATAAGCGTGTTTATGCAGGAATTCAAAAATTTCATCATCGCTCCAGTTTCAGTGGCGATGTACGCAGGAGCTGTGTAGTCACCATGATATTTATTTGTGTTTATCAGTCTTGTTGTTACAAAACTCACACTCTCTGTCAGCCACAACAGTATAAAACTGCCCGAGATGGTGAagagtaaaatgatggatttccttcgATTCTCCATCTCTGAATCACTCTGATTCTCACTGCTGTGACCCCGGAGTCTCCTACGGACTCTGCTGGCCACTAAAACACGTCTGATTGTCAAAGAATTAAACAGGACAATTAAAGTAAACGGGAGCCAGACACGCCAGATGCTGTGAAACCAGATGAACATCGCACCAAAAGATGAGGAAAGAATTGCCAGATTTGGTCGGCAGCCCCACCACAATTTGTTAATCATCTGTTCAAGTTCATAGGCAGAAAATAAGGGGATGTTCTTTATAAAGATCAGGATCGAAAACATTGTTATAACCAGAGCCGCAGTTCTCtcggtgcagtattttgttttaaacgTCTGGCTGCAGATAATTATAAAACGGTCAAATGTGAAGGAAACAGTGAACCAAACAGACAAATCAAGGCTAACAGTAATCATATATAAAATGAACTTACACACGGGAGTGTGAGACAGGAATGAATGTGGAAAATGATAACTGAAAATATAATACACCATTACATTGATAATCATAACGAGTAGATCTcctgttgccatggccaccatgtAGATGGAGATACATTTGGAAAGGCTGCAGTTTCCTCGGGAGAGTGTCACAATCGTCACTAAGTTTGCtgtaagagagagaagaaaacatGAGAGCCACTCAAATAAATTGTTACGCCACCCTAGaaaagtgcacagtcaattccagccccacgtaccccggagtcacaacacagccTCAAgtacttcagcctttcctcataagatctcccctccataccaggcaacattcttgtaaatctcctctgtaccctttccaatgcttccacatccttcctataatgtgacgaccagaactgcacacaatactccaaatgcgaccgcaccagagttttgtacaactgcaacataacctcatggctccgaaactcaattcctctaccaataaaagctaacacaccgtatgccttcttaacaaccctctcaacctgggtggcaactttcagggatctatggacatggacaccgagatctctctgctcgtccacactaccaagaatcttaccattagcccagtactctgcctttctgttattccttccaaaatgaatcacatcacacttttctgcattaaactccatttgccacctatcagcccagctctgcagcttacctatgtccctctgtaacttgtaacatccttctgcactgtccacaactccaccgactttagtgtcatctgcaaatttactcacccatccttctacgccctcctccaggtcatttctaaaaatgacaaacagtaacggccccaaaacagatccttgtggcacaccactagtaactggacaccagtcagagcatttcccatcaaccaccactctttttcttctatcaactagccaatttctgatccaaactgctaaatcacactgaatcccatgcctctgtattttctgcaatagcctaccatgggaaccttatcaaacgctttactgaaatccatatacaccacatcaactgctttaccctcatccacctgtttggccaccttctcgaagaactcaatgaggtttgtgaggcacgacctacccttcacaaaaccatgttgactatctctaatcaaattattcctttccagatgattatacatcctatctcttataaacctttccaagacttttcccacaacagaagtaaggctcactggtctatagttaccggggctatctctactccccttcttgtacaaggggacaacatttgctatcctccagtcctctggcactattcctgtagacaaagatgacttaaagatcaaaaccaaaggctcagcGATCTCCTCCCTAGTTTccaagagaatcctaggataaaccccatccggcccaggggacttatctattttcacactttccagaatcgctaacacctcctccttatgaacctcaaaaccttctagtctagtagcctgtatctcagaattctcctcgacaactttgtctttttcctgtgtgaatactgccgaaaaatattcatttagcacctctccaaactcctcggactctacgcacaactttccactactgtccttgactggccctactcttaccttagtcattcttttattcctgacatacctatagaaagcctcagggttatccttgatcctaccttccaaagacttctcatgtcctcgcttggctcttcttagctctctctttagggccttcctagctaacttgtaactctcaagcgaccccactgaaccatcatgtctcaccttcacataagcctccttcttcctcttgacaagtgattcaactgctttagtaacccatggttccctcactcaaccacttcctccctgcctaacaggtacatacttatcaacaacacgcagtagctgtcccttgaacatgctccacatttccattgtgcccatcccctgcagttttcctctccaggcgatgcatcctaagtcttgcctcatcgcatcataattgcctttccccagcaataactcttgctctgcggtttATACCAATCCCTTTTCATCACTAatgtaaacgtaatcgaattgtggtcactatcaccaaaatgctcacctacctccaaatctaacacctgtcctggttcattacccagtaccaaatccaatatggcctcgcctcttgttggcctatctacatactgcatcaggaaaccctcctgtacacattggacaaaaacggatgcATCTAAAGtattcgaactatagtgtttccagccaatatttggaaagttaaagtcccccataacaactaccctgttatcttcgctcctatccagaatcatctttgcaatcctttcctctacatctctggaacttttcggaggcctatagaaaagacCTAAcgtggtgacctctcctttcctgtttcttaactcagcccatactacctcagtattcgagtcctcatcaaatgtcctctcagccatcgtaatactgtccttgactaacaatgccacccctccccctctcttaccaccttccctgaacttactgaaatatctaaaccctggcacctgcaacaaccattcctcgccctgctctatccatgtctccgaaatggccacaacatcgaagtcccaggtactaacccatgccgcaagctcacccaccttattctggatgctcctggtattgaagtagacgcactttaaaccaccttccttcctgccggtacactcctgcaactttgaaaccttactcatgacctcactgctctcagcttcttgtgtactggagctacaattcaggttcccaatcccctgctgaactagtttaaaccctcccgaagagcatgagcaaacctccccccgaggatattagtacccctctggtccaggtgtagaccatcccgtttgtagaggtcccacctaccccagaatgagccccaattgtccaggaatctgaaaccctccctcctgcaccatccctgcagccacgtgttcaactgctctctccctattcctcgactcgctagcacgtggcacgggtaacaacccagagataataactctgtttgttctagcttaagtttccaccctagctccctgaattcctgccttacatccctatcccttttcccacCTGtgccgttggtacctatgtggaccatgatttggggctgccccccctcccccttaaggatcccgaaaacacgatcatgTACAAACCATTGAAAATAAGAAACAAACTTGTTTGTCAATACCGGATACACTTGAGCTGTTAAACTGAACCACTTTTACAGAGATATTTTCTTGGCTGGTGGGAGGAGAGGAGGTGTTTGGCCCTCTGGAGTTGGAGAGTTCATCAGGCGCTCAGGTAAAGGCCAAGGCCAAATGAGCCACCGCGGGCGGTGATTCTCCACTTCCAGAATTATCAACAGAAGGAGGGGATCAGGGAGTGGGCGAAGAGGATGCAGATTATTGACTGGGATGGTTACATGGTGCAGATATATCAGGACATTGAGCCGGCGAAGAGATGTTCACCCATTTACCAGGGTGAAGGCGGTGTTTTACAGTAAGGACGTGAGGCTTGGAAAGGTGTACCCAGCAAGGCTGCAGCTCACCATGGACTCAAGAAATTATTATTTTGGCAGGCCTGAGCAGGCAGAGGCATTTGTCAGAAATAGGTAGTTGGGGCTGTCTTGTTATGATCTTGGCGTAGCGGCTTCCTtggtgtgcactctgacaaaggaaggttcagacgtggatataacttcaacatgtttattgaactatttgtaATTTTCCTACTCGGGTTCAACTCTCCTGATAATTattttatagctactcagactgacaagccAGTCTGccacaatccacatggtgggtgtgacattgaatcaaccctgtgtctctagtcactgagtgtctccactggaaagaggaaggtcatgtgtgctgtgtcctttatatatgggttggagtaatgccccctgtggtagtgtcacctctgtgtgtatcgtgaatgcccattggttttgtcctatcttactgacctattggttgagtgtctgtgtgtcatgtccctggtgctccctccagtgtctagctagtctatgtgtacttacattaaccccttgtgtatctgcaCATCATCACAGGGGCCAGTGTGAAGAGGACTGTCAGGCtatgtgaaggggggggggtgcagttttgTGCAATCTACTTATGACTTTGTGTGTTATGTACCTTTGGCTCTGCtgagggataataataataatcacttcatgtcacaagtaggcttcagtgaagttactgtgaaaagcccctcgtcgccacattccggcacctttttgGGGAGAACAGTATGGGATGGGAAAATGATAATAAAAATAAGGGGATTGTTGTGTTTCGCGCAGAGTGGAAGAGGCCTATTAATGTAGTGGGGTGTTGGGCATGTTGGAGGGGAATGTGGGACAGGAGGGATGGGATAGCAGTTGTTCTTAAGGAATTATTTGAGGGGACACTGCGGGGGCCATTTTGCTGGCGACAAGGAATGGGGTGGGGAGAAAATgggagtggagtggagggagaggcTGCTCCCTGTTGGGCCAGCTGGGGTGGGGCGCAATGGGCCTAGCATTTTGAGGGTAGGCCCCAAGGGGTGAGCTGTTTTCGGGCGGCTGCTGTTTTGCCTTGAGGGAATGGTTTCCACTACCTGAGGGTCCAGGTGGTACGGGAGTGGGCACAGCTTCACTAATTGTATTTCACTAGACTGACAGTAGTGTCAGGGTGGATTTACAAAGGTTGGATAGcctcccattgtcactggcgggCTGGGTACAAGCTTTAAGGTTGGATATCTTGACAAGATTTGTGATtttgtttcaatgcctcccagtctTTCTGCCTGAAACATTTCTTTGGGAGTTATGGGATTATCATAATGGGATTAATATCATGCAAGGGGTGCTGATGACAGCATCTCTGCCGTTTGCCCCAGCAAAATATTCTTTGAATCCAATGGTCACCTCCACATTAAAGATATGTCAACAGCTCCGCCAGTACTTTAACCTGCGGGCAATATCAAGGTGGGCTCCTATCTGTTGGCACCATCTGTTCATGCCAGAAAAATTGGCTGCAACATTTGTGATTCGGAAAGGcaaggggatggagagggtgagggacttgTATTTGGAGGgttcccaggcccaaaacactcattccaggttaagcagcgtttcacttgcacctcttccaaattggtctattgcattcgctactcccaatgtggtcttgtctatatcggagagaccaagcgCAGACGGGGTGATCAGTTTGCTGAGCAACTTCGGtctgcgcattcaggatcctgaccttcccttgcttgccatttcaatacaagaccctgctcccatggccacatgtctgtccttggcctgctgcaaagttccagtgaagctcacgcaaactggaggaacaacacctcatcttccggttaggcacgctacagccttccggtctcaacatcaaattcaacaacttcagatgattggcTCTGCCCCACCTCGACTCCTTTGTTTgcttcccatttcattttaactatctTTTACAATTTCTTtcattcttgtctttctttatatatatttaaccccgtCCCCCATCGtatccccctttccttacctttccTCCCTTTGCttaccctttcccctccctcacatCTACAACTGTCATAAATTACCCTctaatgttagtttctctgctgtttgacctttcacatcttttgttctctctggggactgccattcgcactctttccccgtggtttctgtggctattagcaccctgttcccTTGGTCCCTGTGGCAAAGACTCATCTTTcaatctcactccacagtataaaaagAAATAGAATATTGAGTAAATTAGCCagtcatctacaaacagatcagaAGAGTTTTTACGAGGACATAAAAAGGGAGACTGCAGTGAAAGAGAACATTGGTCCCTTGCAAGCAGAGACAGTATAAATTATTATTGAGAAGGAGGAAATGGGAaagacattgaacaaatattttgtatctgtcttcacagtagaagacacaagttTCATTCCAGACATTGAAGATTTAATATAATCAGGAAATTAAGGTAATTAATATCACCAGAGAAAAAGTATTCAAGAAAATTAAGGCACTAAAATCTGACAAACCCTCGAGACCTGATGGTCTATACCTAGGTCTATATCCTCGGATTCTAAAGAGGCTGCTGCAGAGGCAGTGGGTGCAATGGctctaatcttccaaaattccctcaatTACGGAACAGTTGCAGAATATTTGAAGTTACTGTTACACCGGCGTTCAAGAAAGGAGAGAGGGTGAAAATGGGAAACTGCAGGTGAGTTAGCTTGCCATAAGTTGTCaggaatgctggaatctattgttttttaaaaatttagagtacccaattcattttttccaattaaggggcaatttagggtggccaattcacctaccctgcacatcttttggattatgGGGGGGAAACCCTAGCTGACacgaagagaatgtgcagactccacacggacagtgaccgagagtcgggatcgaatctgggacctcggtgctgtgaggcagcagcactaatcactgcgccaccgtgctgcctgttggaATCTATTCTTAAGTTAGTCTTCacaatgcacttagaaaatcatagtATGATCGGAAAAGCCAATGTTGTTTTCCAAAAGGCAAATcgagtttgacaaatttattatacTTTTCTCAGGATGTAACGAGAAGGGTAGATAAAGAGGAAGCAGTATATATCgtatacctagatttccaaaattcATTTGAGAATAAAAGTTCAACATACAAAGGTTCATGAAGTTGGGGATATGATATTAGCAGACAGAGATGATCACATTATGGACAGGGCGGAAAAACTAGTCATAAAGGAGGCATTTTCCATTTGGCAAGCTCTGACTACTGGAGTGACTCAAAGAATAGTGctctggcctcaactatttacaagggatatgggagtgggtgggaaaCTGG harbors:
- the LOC119967959 gene encoding probable G-protein coupled receptor 139, which gives rise to MGQLTILLIKEIYYPILAVVGVPANLVTIVTLSRGNCSLSKCISIYMVAMATGDLLVMIINVMVYYIFSYHFPHSFLSHTPVCKFILYMITVSLDLSVWFTVSFTFDRFIIICSQTFKTKYCTERTAALVITMFSILIFIKNIPLFSAYELEQMINKLWWGCRPNLAILSSSFGAMFIWFHSIWRVWLPFTLIVLFNSLTIRRVLVASRVRRRLRGHSSENQSDSEMENRRKSIILLFTISGSFILLWLTESVSFVTTRLINTNKYHGDYTAPAYIATETGAMMKFLNSCINTLIYAATQSKFREEFKKTLKYPWILMEGLFKIDAKTGVAW